The proteins below come from a single Drosophila suzukii chromosome X, CBGP_Dsuzu_IsoJpt1.0, whole genome shotgun sequence genomic window:
- the LOC108015131 gene encoding uncharacterized protein, translating to MSENRKGYRYGYAIGIEMSYTNLLRQQNVVDDCQRVSCNRGPASNLSRRCVISRDIVIGCRMEQCDPDLPYMLEPTWSVYLRSGRDGGDLSRFVRRATFKMSPRLPLRLHVADSAPFEISEVLGSDFPVEVQVQYVDARMSATSYVFRPRVVREGHGGISEEVTDKMIFVNPTPSMRLSLTPVYVPCVSGPPKARVSSESQLERPESDKKGEREERDREQVGDVARQTQPHPTLLKKRLSVGENYPNSHQ from the exons ATGTCTGAAAATCGTAAG GGATACCGATACGGATACGCAATCGGAATCGAAATGAGCTATACGAACCTCCTGCGCCAGCAAAACGTGGTGGACGACTGTCAGCGGGTGAGTTGCAACCGCGGTCCGGCGTCCAATCTCTCAAGACGCTGTGTGATCAGCCGGGACATCGTGATCGGATGCAGGATGGAACAATGCGATCCAGACTTGCCATATATGCTGGAGCCCACGTGGAGTGTCTACCTGCGATCCGGTCGTGATGGCGGTGATCTGTCCCGCTTCGTGCGGAGGGCCACCTTTAAGATGTCGCCGCGACTGCCGCTGAGATTACACGTGGCGGACAGTGCTCCGTTCGAGATCAGCGAGGTGCTGGGCAGCGACTTTCCTGTGGAGGTGCAGGTGCAGTATGTGGACGCCCGGATGTCAGCCACCTCGTACGTATTCCGACCCCGAGTGGTGCGTGAGGGGCATGGCGGGATCAGCGAGGAGGTGACCGACAAAATGATATTCGTGAATCCCACGCCCTCGATGAGGTTGAGCCTCACACCCGTTTATGTTCCGTGTGTGAGTGGTCCGCCCAAGGCCAGGGTATCCTCCGAGTCCCAGTTGGAGCGCCCCGAATCGGATAAAAAGGGTGAGCGGGAGGAACGGGATCGGGAGCAGGTTGGCGATGTGGCACGGCAAACGCAACCGCACCCCACTCTGCTCAAGAAGCGCCTAAGTGTGGGTGAAAACTACCCTAACAGCCACCAGTAA
- the per gene encoding period circadian protein isoform X1, giving the protein MEGGESTESTHNTKVSDSAYSNSCSNSQSQRSGSSKSRLSGSHSSGSSGYGGKPSTQASSSDMIIKRNKDKSRKKKKNKGAGQTQVQSLISAATSLEGAEEKPRPSGSGCGDEQTLQDQQHGEDGNEPEATEQLQQEEEEDQSGSESEADRGEGVAKSEAQSFPIPSPLSVTIVPPSMGGGVGGCGGVGHASGLDSSLAKFEKTWESAPGKLESMTGVGAGAAGGQRGERVKEDSFCCVISMHDGIVLYTTPSITDVLGFPRDMWLGRSFIDFVHLKDRATFASQITTGIPIAESRGSMPKDAKSTFCVMLRRYRGLKSGGFGVIGRPVSYEPFRLGLTFREAPEEARPDNYMVSNGTNMLLVICATPIKSSYKVPDEILSQKSPKFAIRHTATGIISHVDSAAVSALGYLPQDLIGRSIMDFYHHEDLTVMKETYETVMKKGQTAGASFCSKPYRFLIQNGCYVLLETEWTSFVNPWSRKLEFVVGHHRVFQGPKQCNVFEAAPTCKLKISEEAQSRNTRIKEDIVKRLAETVSRPSDTVKQEVSRRCQALASFMETLMDEVSRADLKLELPHENELTVSERDSVMLGEISPHHDYYDSKSSTETPPSYNQLNYNENLLRFFNSKPVTAPAELDPPKTEPPEPRGTCVSGASGPMSPVHEGSGGSGSSGNFTTASNIHMSSVTNTSIAGTGGTGTGTGTGTGTGTGTGTGTGTGTRTGTGTGTTSSSRGGGAATPPITLTESLLNKHNDEMEKFMLKKHRESRGRSGEKSKKSTNDTLKMLEYSGPGHGIKRGGSHSWEGEANKPKQQMALGTDAVKGAPGSGGAAAGSGGVGSGGAGVAGGGGTGPGIVGTQDGRTTTTSGAGTPGGGGGTGGAAGATSSVGSSTPGPSSYPSCTQNINLWPPFSVGITPPVHSTHTAMAQSSFSSAGLFPTFYYIPASLTPTSPTRSPRIHKHPHKSGVELPTTSQQAAAAAAQAMPLQYMAGVMYPHPSLFYTHPAAAAATAMMYQPMPFPGMANALQIPERPLGSQSAYNKTVYTATPASMTKKVPGAFHSVTTTAQVQRPSSQTTSVKAEPGSNVTVSDPCKKEVPDSSSIPSVMGDYNSPPCSSNPTNNKKYTDSNGNSDDMDGSSFSSFYSSFIKTTDGSESPPDTEKDPKHRKLKSITNSESKIMEHPEEDQTQHGDG; this is encoded by the exons ATGGAGGGCGGCGAGTCCACGGAGTCCACACACAACACCAAGGTGTCCGACTCGGCGTATTCAAACAGCTGCAGCAACAGTCAGTCGCAGCGCAG TGGCAGCTCCAAGTCCCGCCTAAGCGGAAGCCACTCCTCCGGCAGCAGTGGCTATGGCGGTAAGCCCTCGACGCAGGCGAGCAGTAGCGACATGATCATCAAGCGGAACAAGGACAAGTCGcgcaagaagaagaagaacaaAGGGGCGGGGCAGACGCAGGTACAGTCCCTGATCTCGGCGGCGACATCCCTGGAGGGAGCGGAGGAGAAGCCGCGGCCCAGTGGCAGTGGATGCGGAGACGAGCAGACTTTGCAGGACCAGCAGCACGGCGAGGATGGCAACGAGCCCGAGGCCACAGAGCAGCTgcagcaggaggaggaggaggatcaGTCCGGATCCGAGTCGGAAGCGGATCGGGGCGAGGGCGTAGCCAAGTCGGAGGCCCAGAGCTTTCCCATCCCCTCGCCGCTGTCCGTGACCATAGTGCCGCCTTCAATGGGCGGCGGAGTGGGCGGTTGCGGCGGAGTGGGTCACGCCTCCGGTCTGGACAGCAGCCTGGCGAAATTCGAGAAGACCTGGGAATCAGCCCCGGGAAAACTGGAGTCCATGACGGGAGTAGGTGCTGGAGCAGCCGGTGGGCAGCGAGGGGAGCGGGTCAAGGAGGACAGCTTTTGCTGCGTAATATCCATGCACGACGGCATTGTCCTGTACACCACGCCTAGCATCACCGATGTCCTGGGCTTTCCACGCGACATGTGGCTAGGTAGATCCTTCATCGACTTTGTGCATCTCAAGGATCGGGCCACGTTCGCCAGTCAAATAACCACGGGCATACCTATCGCCGAATCCCGGGGCAGTATGCCAAAGGATGCCAAGAGCACGTTCTGCGTGATGCTGCGACGCTATCGAGGATTGAAGTCCGGTGGATTCGGAGTGATCGGGCGACCGGTCAGCTACGAACCCTTTCGGCTGGGTCTCACCTTCAGAGAGGCCCCGGAGGAGGCGCGACCCGACAACTACATGGTCTCCAATGGCACCAACATGCTGCTCGTCATTTGCGCCACTCCGATCAAGAGCAGCTACAAGG TTCCCGACGAGATCCTCTCCCAGAAGAGCCCCAAGTTCGCCATCCGCCACACGGCCACCGGTATTATTTCGCATGTGGACAGTGCGGCGGTGAGTGCGCTGGGCTATCTGCCACAGGACCTGATAGGACGCAGCATTATGGACTTCTACCACCACGAGGACCTCACCGTTATGAAGGAGACCTACGAGACGGTTATGAAGAAGGGCCAGACGGCTGGCGCTTCCTTCTGCAGCAAGCCGTACCGCTTTCTCATCCAGAACGGGTGCTACGTACTCTTGGAGACCGAGTGGACCAGCTTCGTGAATCCGTGGTCCCGCAAGCTGGAGTTCGTGGTCGGACATCATCGAGTCTTCCAGG GACCCAAACAGTGCAATGTCTTCGAAGCGGCGCCCACGTGCAAGCTCAAGATATCGGAGGAAGCCCAGAGCCGGAACACGCGAATCAAGGAGGACATCGTGAAGCGCCTGGCGGAGACCGTGTCCCGCCCTTCGGATACGGTCAAACAGGAGGTCTCCCGTCGCTGCCAGGCACTCGCCAGCTTCATGGAGACTCTTATGGACGAGGTGTCCCGGGCTGACCTCAAGCTGGAGCTTCCGCACGAGAACGAGCTGACTGTCTCGGAGCGGGACAGCGTGATGCTCGGCGAGATCTCGCCGCACCATGACTACTATGACAGTAAGAGCTCCACAGAGACGCCGCCCAGCTACAACCAGCTAAACTATAACGAGAACCTGCTGCGTTTTTTCAACAGCAAGCCGGTCACGGCGCCGGCGGAGCTCGATCCGCCCAAGACGGAGCCGCCGGAGCCGCGGGGCACCTGTGTCAGTGGGGCCAGTGGACCGATGAGTCCCGTGCACGAGGGTAGTGGGGGCAGTGGCTCCTCGGGCAACTTCACCACCGCCAGTAATATCCATATGAGCAGTGTGACCAATACGAGCATTGCGGGCACGGGCGGAACGGGCACGGGCACAGGAACGGGCACAGGTACTGGAACTGGGACAGGAACAGGAACAGGAACCGGTACGAGAACTGGAACAGGAACCGGCACGACCAGCTCCTCCAGAGGCGGAGGCGCCGCCACACCGCCCATTACGCTTACCGAATCGCTGCTCAACAAGCACAACGACGAAATGGAAAAGTTTATGCTGAAGAAACACCGCGAGTCGCGAGGACGCTCTGGTGAAAAGAGCAAGAAGTCCACAAACGACACCCTTAAGATGCTGGAGTACAGTGGCCCAGGACACGGGATAAAAAGGGGCGGTTCCCACTCGTGGGAGGGAGAGGCGAACAAACCCAAGCAGCAGATGGCCTTGGGAACGGATGCGGTCAAAGGGGCGCCAGGAAGCGGGGGAGCAGCCGCGGGATCTGGTGGGGTGGGGTCAGGGGGAGCAGGTGTGGCAGGCGGAGGAGGAACCGGGCCAGGTATAGTGGGAACTCAAGACGGCAGGACCACGACAACATCGGGAGCAGGAACCCCAGGAGGAGGGGGAGGAACAGGAGGGGCGGCCGGAGCCACCTCCTCGGTGGGCAGCTCCACGCCAGGACCCTCCTCGTATCCCTCCTGCACCCAGAACATCAACCTCTGGCCGCCATTCTCGGTGGGCATCACCCCGCCCGTCCACTCCACGCACACGGCGATGGCCCAGAGCAGCTTCTCCTCCGCCGGCCTCTTCCCAACGTTCTACTACATCCCCGCCTCCTTGACGCCCACTAGTCCCACACGCTCCCCTAGGATCCACAAGCACCCGCACAAGAGTGGCGTGGAGCTGCCCACCACCTCGCAGcaggcagcagcagcggccGCGCAGGCCATGCCGCTTCAGTACATGGCCGGCGTGATGTATCCACATCCCTCCCTCTTCTATACACATCCAGCGGCGGCGGCCGCCACGGCCATGATGTACCAACCGATGCCCTTCCCCGGGATGGCCAATGCCCTACAGATACCGGAGCGGCCGTTGGGGTCTCAGTCAGCCTACAACAAAACGGTGTACACA GCCACGCCAGCGTCAATGACGAAGAAGGTACCTGGGGCGTTCCACTCGGTCACAACCACCGCCCAGGTGCAACGGCCCTCCTCACAGACCACCTCCGTCAAGGCAGAGCCGGGTTCCAATGTGACTGTGTCGGATCCCTGCAAGAAGGAGGTGCCCGACTCTTCTTCCATTCCCTCCGTGATGGGGGACTACAACTCCCCTCCCTGCAGCAGTAATCCCACCAACAACAAG
- the per gene encoding period circadian protein isoform X2 translates to MEGGESTESTHNTKVSDSAYSNSCSNSQSQRSGSSKSRLSGSHSSGSSGYGGKPSTQASSSDMIIKRNKDKSRKKKKNKGAGQTQVQSLISAATSLEGAEEKPRPSGSGCGDEQTLQDQQHGEDGNEPEATEQLQQEEEEDQSGSESEADRGEGVAKSEAQSFPIPSPLSVTIVPPSMGGGVGGCGGVGHASGLDSSLAKFEKTWESAPGKLESMTGVGAGAAGGQRGERVKEDSFCCVISMHDGIVLYTTPSITDVLGFPRDMWLGRSFIDFVHLKDRATFASQITTGIPIAESRGSMPKDAKSTFCVMLRRYRGLKSGGFGVIGRPVSYEPFRLGLTFREAPEEARPDNYMVSNGTNMLLVICATPIKSSYKVPDEILSQKSPKFAIRHTATGIISHVDSAAVSALGYLPQDLIGRSIMDFYHHEDLTVMKETYETVMKKGQTAGASFCSKPYRFLIQNGCYVLLETEWTSFVNPWSRKLEFVVGHHRVFQGPKQCNVFEAAPTCKLKISEEAQSRNTRIKEDIVKRLAETVSRPSDTVKQEVSRRCQALASFMETLMDEVSRADLKLELPHENELTVSERDSVMLGEISPHHDYYDTSRSRRRRSSIRPRRSRRSRGAPVSVGPVDR, encoded by the exons ATGGAGGGCGGCGAGTCCACGGAGTCCACACACAACACCAAGGTGTCCGACTCGGCGTATTCAAACAGCTGCAGCAACAGTCAGTCGCAGCGCAG TGGCAGCTCCAAGTCCCGCCTAAGCGGAAGCCACTCCTCCGGCAGCAGTGGCTATGGCGGTAAGCCCTCGACGCAGGCGAGCAGTAGCGACATGATCATCAAGCGGAACAAGGACAAGTCGcgcaagaagaagaagaacaaAGGGGCGGGGCAGACGCAGGTACAGTCCCTGATCTCGGCGGCGACATCCCTGGAGGGAGCGGAGGAGAAGCCGCGGCCCAGTGGCAGTGGATGCGGAGACGAGCAGACTTTGCAGGACCAGCAGCACGGCGAGGATGGCAACGAGCCCGAGGCCACAGAGCAGCTgcagcaggaggaggaggaggatcaGTCCGGATCCGAGTCGGAAGCGGATCGGGGCGAGGGCGTAGCCAAGTCGGAGGCCCAGAGCTTTCCCATCCCCTCGCCGCTGTCCGTGACCATAGTGCCGCCTTCAATGGGCGGCGGAGTGGGCGGTTGCGGCGGAGTGGGTCACGCCTCCGGTCTGGACAGCAGCCTGGCGAAATTCGAGAAGACCTGGGAATCAGCCCCGGGAAAACTGGAGTCCATGACGGGAGTAGGTGCTGGAGCAGCCGGTGGGCAGCGAGGGGAGCGGGTCAAGGAGGACAGCTTTTGCTGCGTAATATCCATGCACGACGGCATTGTCCTGTACACCACGCCTAGCATCACCGATGTCCTGGGCTTTCCACGCGACATGTGGCTAGGTAGATCCTTCATCGACTTTGTGCATCTCAAGGATCGGGCCACGTTCGCCAGTCAAATAACCACGGGCATACCTATCGCCGAATCCCGGGGCAGTATGCCAAAGGATGCCAAGAGCACGTTCTGCGTGATGCTGCGACGCTATCGAGGATTGAAGTCCGGTGGATTCGGAGTGATCGGGCGACCGGTCAGCTACGAACCCTTTCGGCTGGGTCTCACCTTCAGAGAGGCCCCGGAGGAGGCGCGACCCGACAACTACATGGTCTCCAATGGCACCAACATGCTGCTCGTCATTTGCGCCACTCCGATCAAGAGCAGCTACAAGG TTCCCGACGAGATCCTCTCCCAGAAGAGCCCCAAGTTCGCCATCCGCCACACGGCCACCGGTATTATTTCGCATGTGGACAGTGCGGCGGTGAGTGCGCTGGGCTATCTGCCACAGGACCTGATAGGACGCAGCATTATGGACTTCTACCACCACGAGGACCTCACCGTTATGAAGGAGACCTACGAGACGGTTATGAAGAAGGGCCAGACGGCTGGCGCTTCCTTCTGCAGCAAGCCGTACCGCTTTCTCATCCAGAACGGGTGCTACGTACTCTTGGAGACCGAGTGGACCAGCTTCGTGAATCCGTGGTCCCGCAAGCTGGAGTTCGTGGTCGGACATCATCGAGTCTTCCAGG GACCCAAACAGTGCAATGTCTTCGAAGCGGCGCCCACGTGCAAGCTCAAGATATCGGAGGAAGCCCAGAGCCGGAACACGCGAATCAAGGAGGACATCGTGAAGCGCCTGGCGGAGACCGTGTCCCGCCCTTCGGATACGGTCAAACAGGAGGTCTCCCGTCGCTGCCAGGCACTCGCCAGCTTCATGGAGACTCTTATGGACGAGGTGTCCCGGGCTGACCTCAAGCTGGAGCTTCCGCACGAGAACGAGCTGACTGTCTCGGAGCGGGACAGCGTGATGCTCGGCGAGATCTCGCCGCACCATGACTACTATGACA CAAGCCGGTCACGGCGCCGGCGGAGCTCGATCCGCCCAAGACGGAGCCGCCGGAGCCGCGGGGCACCTGTGTCAGTGGGGCCAGTGGACCGATGA